In Massilistercora timonensis, the following are encoded in one genomic region:
- the rsgA gene encoding ribosome small subunit-dependent GTPase A: MQGKIIKGIAGFYYVDVVESGVYECKAKGIFRKEKIKPLVGDNVEIEVLDEAEKTGNIMEILPRKNELIRPASANVDQALVVFAVTKPAPHFYLLDRFLVMMEIQEIPVILCFNKEDIGEEKEIGKLREIYEGCGYPCLFISARKERNIDEVRKLLQGKTTVIAGPSGVGKSSLINRLQPEANMETGAVSRKIQRGRHTTRHAELFPIDGESYIMDTPGFSSLYLPEIEKEELKYYFPEFAPYEGKCRFQGCDHIHEPDCAVKAAAEEGKIHPVRYGDYQDMYQELKDRRRY; this comes from the coding sequence ATGCAGGGAAAGATCATAAAAGGAATTGCCGGATTCTACTACGTTGACGTAGTAGAATCCGGTGTTTATGAATGTAAAGCCAAGGGCATCTTCCGCAAGGAGAAGATCAAGCCTCTGGTGGGAGACAATGTAGAGATCGAGGTGCTGGATGAGGCGGAGAAGACCGGGAACATCATGGAGATCCTGCCCCGGAAGAATGAGCTGATCCGTCCGGCGTCCGCCAATGTGGACCAGGCGCTGGTGGTATTCGCAGTGACAAAGCCGGCGCCCCATTTCTATCTTCTGGACCGGTTCCTGGTGATGATGGAGATCCAGGAGATCCCGGTGATCCTCTGTTTCAACAAAGAAGATATCGGGGAAGAGAAAGAGATTGGAAAACTGCGGGAGATCTATGAAGGGTGCGGGTATCCCTGCCTCTTTATCAGCGCCCGTAAGGAGAGGAATATCGACGAGGTGAGAAAGCTGCTTCAGGGGAAGACCACAGTGATCGCCGGGCCCTCCGGGGTCGGAAAGTCTTCTCTTATCAACCGGCTGCAGCCGGAGGCCAATATGGAGACCGGGGCAGTGAGCCGTAAGATCCAGCGGGGAAGACATACCACCCGGCATGCGGAACTTTTCCCCATCGACGGGGAGTCCTATATCATGGACACGCCGGGGTTCAGTTCCCTGTATCTGCCGGAGATCGAGAAAGAAGAGCTAAAGTATTATTTTCCCGAGTTTGCCCCCTATGAGGGGAAATGCCGGTTCCAGGGATGCGATCACATCCATGAGCCGGACTGCGCGGTGAAAGCGGCGGCGGAGGAAGGGAAGATCCACCCGGTCCGCTACGGGGATTATCAGGACATGTATCAGGAACTAAAGGATAGAAGGAGGTACTAA
- the rpe gene encoding ribulose-phosphate 3-epimerase has product MDYILSPSILSADFKALGGQMKATEENGARYLHFDVMDGMFVPSISFGMPVLKSIHDATGQVMDAHLMVQEPIRYVEAFKEAGAHIVTVHLEACEDVGATLGKIHDCGMKAGLSICPETPVSAVEPFLPQIEMLLIMSVHPGFGGQKFIPESLDKIREARKRIQEGGYNIDIQVDGGIYLTNVREVLDAGANIIVAGSAVFKGDPGENTKAFMEILRSYE; this is encoded by the coding sequence ATGGACTATATCTTATCTCCGTCGATCCTGTCGGCGGATTTCAAGGCGCTGGGCGGACAGATGAAGGCGACAGAGGAAAACGGAGCCCGCTATCTGCATTTTGACGTGATGGATGGTATGTTTGTCCCCAGCATTTCCTTTGGGATGCCGGTGCTGAAATCCATCCATGACGCCACCGGACAGGTGATGGACGCCCATCTTATGGTGCAGGAGCCTATCCGGTATGTGGAGGCGTTCAAAGAAGCAGGAGCCCATATCGTGACCGTTCATCTGGAGGCCTGCGAGGATGTAGGGGCGACTCTTGGGAAGATCCACGACTGCGGGATGAAGGCAGGACTTTCCATCTGTCCGGAGACGCCGGTGTCCGCGGTGGAACCCTTTTTGCCGCAGATCGAGATGCTTCTGATCATGAGCGTCCATCCGGGATTTGGCGGGCAGAAATTCATCCCGGAATCCCTGGATAAGATCCGGGAGGCAAGGAAAAGGATCCAGGAGGGCGGTTACAATATCGATATCCAGGTGGACGGAGGGATCTATCTTACCAACGTCCGGGAGGTGCTGGATGCAGGGGCCAATATCATCGTGGCCGGTTCCGCGGTGTTCAAAGGAGATCCGGGAGAAAACACAAAGGCATTTATGGAGATATTAAGAAGTTATGAGTAA
- a CDS encoding thiamine diphosphokinase, which produces MSKRIVIVSGGKLEEEFVLALLTKEENQNIIGVDKGMEFLYRHQIMPSYIVGDFDSVSREIGDYYRNETDVPIREYNPVKDASDTEIAIRLAMTLGGRELLILGATGGRIDHLWANVQSLMIPFKAGVDARILDEQNRIRLIHGDVTLKRSEAYGPYFSVFPLGEVIYGFHISGAKYPLEDHVLTPYDSLCVSNQFEEEEVTISAPGGTVILMETRDKEAESI; this is translated from the coding sequence ATGAGTAAGAGAATCGTGATCGTAAGCGGCGGGAAATTAGAGGAAGAATTCGTCCTCGCCCTGCTTACAAAAGAAGAAAACCAGAATATCATCGGAGTGGATAAGGGAATGGAGTTCCTCTACCGCCACCAGATCATGCCCAGCTACATTGTGGGAGATTTTGACAGTGTAAGCCGGGAGATCGGAGATTATTACCGCAATGAGACGGATGTGCCCATAAGGGAGTATAACCCGGTCAAAGACGCCTCGGATACGGAGATCGCCATCAGGCTTGCCATGACCCTGGGAGGCCGGGAACTTCTGATCCTGGGAGCCACCGGCGGGAGGATCGATCACCTGTGGGCCAACGTCCAGTCCCTGATGATCCCCTTCAAGGCCGGAGTTGACGCCAGGATCCTGGACGAGCAGAACCGGATCCGTCTGATCCACGGCGATGTGACGCTGAAGAGATCCGAGGCCTACGGCCCTTATTTCTCCGTGTTCCCGCTGGGGGAAGTGATCTATGGATTCCATATCTCCGGGGCGAAGTATCCGCTGGAGGATCACGTCCTGACGCCCTATGACAGTCTGTGCGTCAGCAACCAGTTCGAGGAGGAGGAAGTGACCATCTCAGCCCCCGGCGGGACGGTGATCCTGATGGAGACAAGAGATAAGGAAGCTGAGTCGATTTAG
- a CDS encoding type II toxin-antitoxin system RelB/DinJ family antitoxin: protein MAIKNANVTARVEQDVKDQAETILNSLGVSVSSFINMAYRQVILHRGIPFSITIPSEPKTLEALTKNEFDKIMETGLRQAKSGESLSVDDAFNSIMEKLG from the coding sequence ATGGCAATTAAAAATGCGAATGTAACTGCGCGCGTAGAACAGGATGTGAAAGATCAGGCAGAAACAATTCTTAATAGTTTGGGTGTTTCGGTCTCCTCCTTTATCAACATGGCTTATCGTCAGGTTATTTTGCATAGAGGGATTCCATTTTCTATTACAATTCCGTCAGAGCCAAAGACACTGGAAGCCCTTACAAAGAATGAATTTGATAAAATTATGGAAACAGGACTTCGCCAGGCCAAATCAGGAGAAAGCCTGTCTGTTGATGACGCATTTAACAGTATTATGGAGAAACTTGGATGA
- a CDS encoding type II toxin-antitoxin system RelE/ParE family toxin produces MKKYQVKITPQANGQILEYALYIQNELCNPQAAQKFLEDMRNAINNLDQSPSRHSLTEEEPWHGEEIRRAVVRGYLVYFWVDEERDTVHVIAVIYEKRDQAEQLSKIDMKD; encoded by the coding sequence ATGAAAAAATATCAGGTAAAGATAACACCGCAGGCAAACGGTCAGATTTTGGAGTATGCTTTGTACATTCAAAATGAATTGTGTAATCCACAGGCTGCGCAAAAATTTTTGGAAGATATGCGTAATGCGATTAATAATTTGGATCAGTCGCCCAGCAGACATTCTCTTACGGAAGAGGAACCTTGGCATGGCGAAGAGATAAGGAGGGCAGTTGTCAGAGGATATCTGGTATATTTCTGGGTTGATGAAGAAAGGGATACTGTTCATGTAATTGCTGTGATTTATGAAAAGCGTGATCAGGCTGAACAGTTATCGAAAATTGATATGAAGGATTGA
- the ychF gene encoding redox-regulated ATPase YchF: protein MKLGIVGLPNVGKSTLFNSLTKAGAESANYPFCTIDPNVGVVTVPDERLNVLGEMYHTKKIIPAAIEFVDIAGLVKGASKGEGLGNQFLANIREVDAIVHVVRCFEDSNIVHVDGSINPLRDIETINLELIFSDLEILERRIAKTTKVARNDKTAAKELALLERIKAHLEDGKPAKTFDDIQEEEEEEWLKSYNLLTYKPVIYAANVAEDDLADDGAANAGVQAVREFAAGENSEVFVVCAQIEQEIAELDDDEKKMFLEDLGLKESGLEKLIKASYHILGLISYLTAGEPEVRAWTITRGTKAPQAAGKIHTDFERGFIRAEVVSYDDLIACGSHNAAKEKGLIRLEGKDYVVQDGDIMLFRFNV from the coding sequence ATGAAATTAGGAATCGTAGGCCTTCCCAACGTGGGGAAGAGTACATTGTTTAATTCACTGACCAAGGCCGGAGCAGAGTCCGCCAATTATCCCTTCTGCACCATCGACCCCAATGTGGGCGTGGTGACTGTGCCGGACGAGAGGCTCAACGTGCTGGGAGAGATGTACCACACCAAGAAGATCATCCCGGCAGCTATTGAATTCGTGGACATCGCGGGCCTGGTGAAGGGCGCTTCCAAGGGGGAGGGCCTGGGGAACCAGTTCCTGGCCAACATCCGGGAGGTGGACGCCATCGTTCATGTGGTGCGCTGCTTCGAGGACAGCAATATCGTCCATGTGGACGGGAGCATCAACCCGCTGCGGGATATTGAGACCATCAATCTGGAGCTGATCTTCTCGGATCTGGAGATCCTGGAGCGGCGGATCGCCAAGACTACCAAGGTGGCCAGAAATGATAAAACGGCGGCCAAGGAGCTGGCCCTTCTGGAGCGGATCAAAGCCCATCTGGAAGACGGCAAACCAGCCAAGACCTTTGACGATATCCAGGAGGAGGAAGAGGAAGAGTGGCTGAAAAGCTACAACCTTCTGACTTATAAACCGGTGATCTACGCTGCCAACGTGGCGGAGGACGACCTGGCGGACGACGGCGCGGCCAATGCCGGCGTACAGGCAGTCCGGGAATTTGCGGCCGGGGAGAACAGTGAAGTGTTTGTAGTCTGCGCCCAGATTGAGCAGGAGATCGCGGAGCTTGACGATGATGAGAAGAAAATGTTCCTGGAGGATCTGGGATTAAAAGAATCCGGCCTGGAGAAGCTTATCAAGGCCAGCTACCATATCCTGGGACTGATCAGTTATCTGACGGCAGGAGAGCCGGAAGTGCGGGCGTGGACCATCACCAGAGGAACCAAGGCGCCCCAGGCAGCAGGTAAGATCCATACCGACTTCGAGCGGGGCTTTATCCGGGCGGAGGTAGTCTCCTACGACGACCTGATCGCCTGCGGAAGCCATAACGCAGCCAAAGAAAAAGGCCTGATCCGCCTGGAAGGCAAAGATTACGTCGTCCAGGACGGAGACATCATGTTGTTCAGGTTTAATGTGTAG
- the lgt gene encoding prolipoprotein diacylglyceryl transferase has product MHTSIDFPNLGIHLSSVRDHITLFGFDIAFYGLLIALAILVGVFITVREAERTGQDPEDYYDLAIFVVIFGVIGARLYYVIFDWDIYREDLKSIFNLREGGLAIYGGILAAALTVLVFARVKGLSAGRLADTAVLGLAAGQAIGRWGNFFNREAFGEYTDGLFAMRLPVDTVRGQDISVLMREHIEAVDGVNYIQVQPAFLYESLWCLLLLLILVLYRKHKKVEGEVFLLYLLGYGIGRFWIEGIRTDRLLIPGTSLAVSRAMAVVTAAAALVLILHRRRKKKRTL; this is encoded by the coding sequence ATGCACACATCCATCGACTTCCCCAACCTGGGGATCCATCTGTCCTCTGTGCGGGACCACATTACCTTATTTGGCTTCGACATTGCCTTCTACGGGCTGCTCATCGCCCTTGCCATCCTGGTAGGTGTCTTTATCACCGTCCGGGAGGCGGAACGCACCGGCCAGGATCCGGAGGATTACTATGACCTGGCTATCTTCGTAGTGATCTTCGGGGTGATCGGCGCCCGGCTTTATTATGTGATCTTCGACTGGGACATTTACCGGGAGGATCTGAAGAGTATCTTCAACCTGCGGGAAGGGGGGCTTGCCATCTACGGAGGGATCCTGGCGGCGGCTCTTACGGTGCTGGTGTTTGCCCGGGTCAAAGGGCTCTCGGCAGGCCGGCTTGCGGATACGGCGGTTCTGGGGCTTGCGGCAGGACAGGCCATCGGGCGCTGGGGCAATTTCTTCAACCGGGAAGCCTTCGGGGAATATACGGACGGGCTTTTTGCCATGCGGCTTCCGGTGGACACAGTGAGGGGGCAGGATATCTCGGTCCTTATGCGGGAGCATATTGAGGCGGTGGACGGAGTCAACTATATCCAGGTGCAGCCGGCATTTCTCTATGAGTCCCTGTGGTGCCTTCTTCTGCTTCTGATCCTGGTCTTATACCGGAAGCACAAGAAGGTTGAGGGAGAAGTGTTCCTTCTGTATCTTCTGGGATATGGGATCGGAAGATTCTGGATCGAGGGGATCCGCACAGATCGGCTTCTGATCCCGGGAACGTCTCTTGCCGTGTCCCGGGCGATGGCTGTGGTGACGGCTGCGGCGGCCCTGGTGCTGATCCTGCATAGGAGAAGAAAGAAAAAAAGGACATTATAG